A segment of the Nostoc sp. TCL26-01 genome:
AAACTTTTCCGCTTGGCTAGTTCTTTGCCTTGACGACCGAGTTTTTCACGTAATTGCTCGTCTTGACACAATTGTTTGAAAGCTTGAAGAACTTCGTAACCAGATTTAGGATTTACCAGTATGCCGTTTTCGTCGTGGTGGACTACATCGATTACAGAGGGATGGCGAGAAGCAATGACGGGTTTACCAAAGTAACTTGCTTCTAAGTAGGCAATGCCAAATCCTTCTATGCAATTAGCTTTAGTGGTTGGCAAAGTCAGCATAGCAAATATATCGCAAGCTGCATAATAGCTAGCCAATTCTGGTTGAGCTACATATCCAGCAAAGTGGACTCGCTTATCTACCCGCAAGCGTTCTGCTAAAGATTTTAGCTCAGATTCACAAGCACCTTGACCACAGAGTATGTAGTGAACATCGATACCAATAGTTAAGAGTAGTGGTAAGTTTTCAATAACACGCTCAAAACTTTTTTGTTTGACTAAGCGACCTACTGAGAGGATAACGATCGCTTTTTTAGGAATATTATAAGCTTGACGCAGGCGATCGCCTAATTCATCGAGATTTTTACCATTGCTGGCCAAGCCAAATTTCTCTGGCCTCACCATCGGTTGAATTACATGAGTAGGGGTTTGCAACCGAAAGGTATTTCGCAGATAATCTTGTGTTGATGAACTGTTACAGACAATGCCTTCGGCGCGTGATAGGGTTAATTTAAATAGCGATCGCCATAAAGGATTACGTAAAGCACAGGCGAAATCGTTACCATGCAAGTAAATAAAAAAGCTAATGGGTAAGATATAGCTCAATAATAAAAGTGCGGGAAACTCATAGCCATGTCCCCATTCAATATAACGGTAGTGATAACGAAAATAGAGTTTAATTGCTAGCCCAAATGAACAAATTAGATTAAAGAGAGGCTGTAAATAACTTCCTAAGAAACTACCTAGCCAATATTTAGGATTTGGCCAGCGATACACAGGAAATTGTTGTCCTTGGTCAAATACTGTATCACCTGCACAACTAGCCGTTAAAACAATTACACGCTTTGGATCTTGAAGACAACGATTGTAGATATATTCTCCAATCACAGCTTCTTTAGGCAAGAAAAGACGCGATATAACGAGAATATCTGGGTATGCAGTTTCTTCTCTAATTTTTGTTGCTAGTTGTGAGATATTTTCCATATTAATTTAATTAATTTAATACCAATAAGTTGGATCTTCTAAAGCGTTTTGTGATAAATGCAGGCTATGTACTTAACCAATTTCATGTTGGATAAATAACATTTTTGATGGCTTTACTGAGTTTTTTTGGCTCTGTATCTAATTTTCTCCTCTTTTTTAGGTTTAGCCAACACCTTGGCTCAAAAAAACTAAGTACTTAAAGATTCTTTTCAGAATTTTTTACAAACTGTAATTAATTGATGTATGGCTGATGCACTTGTAGTTTTTTGCGTCTTTTTATCACACATGACCATGAGAATCATTCTTCCAGAGTCTCAGGTAAGGACGAATATTACAAAGGTTATAGCTATATTTTAGAATATGAAATATGGTAGTTTTCTTATTAATTTCGTGAAGTGGTTGTTAATTATGTGTTTCGATTTGCCATGCTAAAATCAACACATAAAAAACTAAAATGTGTCAATTATATTTGTATTTTTAAATTAAAAACTGCTGCAAATTTTACGAAAATACTACTTAATGAAAGATGAAAAAGGATGTAGGGGTGTTAAGGGATAGAGGTGTCAAGTCAACACCCTCACCATTCCCACACCCTTACTGAGTAATTGTTAATTCATGCCAAAATTCCCTTTGAGAAGATAACTTTTGAGGTACGGTTATCTACTACAGAAATCCCCCTGCGGTTTGCTGTCTACCCAAGGTAAGACGCGGTAAATTGAAGATGTACCGGAAACGGCTGCCTTTAATCAAAAACTGCTAGCTAATGGCGGAATAGCATTACCAGATAAACTTCTCATGCCGCCAACAGATAGAAAAATTTGGATAACTAATAGCGTTTTTCTCGCAAATGTGACTATGCCTAACAAACTACAACAAACTATCAAACCTCTCATAAAAGCTGTCTTCGCCCTTGGCCTGGTGTTAGTTTTGGCATTAGGTCACGCTGATGGTGCATTAGCGGCTCGGAGTGGTGGCAGAATTGGCGGTGGCTCCTTTAGAGCGCCTTCTAGCCGGACATACGCCCCCCGTTATGCGCCTCCTGGCGGTGGGTATTATGCGCCCTCTCCTGGTGGTTTTGGCTTTCCCTTCTTGCTGCCTTTTTGGGGAATTGGCGGAGGATTTGGTGGTTTATTCACTATCTTAATATTTTTGGCGATCGCCAACTTCCTGGTGCAAACTTTCCGTCGTGTCTCCAGTGGTGAAACTGAAGATACTGGTTACAGCAGTAACCCCACCGTCAGCGTGACTCGCTTGCAAGTAGGATTACTAGCCCAAGCACGGGATTTGCAACCCGAACTCAACCGCATTGCAGAAACTGCTGATACCAATTCCCCCGAAGGACGTGCAGAAGTACTGCAAGAAACTAGCCTAGCTTTGCTGCGTCACCCTGAATACTGGGTATATGCAGGTGCTGGAACACAACAAGCAAAGTTAAATTCAGCCGAAGCCCAGTTTAATCGTTTAGCTTTGGCAGAACGCAGCAAATTTAGTGAAGAAACTCTATCTAACTTCAACAACCAGCTAAAAGCAGCTCAGACTCAAGATGCTTTACCGGGAACTGGTGAACTCGACAACCCAACCCGACTGATTACCGAAGGCCCTGGCGAATACATTATCGTCACCTTATTAGCAGCCACATTGGGTAAGTTTGAACTACCAAAAGTCAACAGTACTGATGAATTACGTCAAGCCTTACGACAAATTGGTAGCATTCCCTCGGAACAACTCTTGGCAATTGAAGTATTGTGGACTCCCCAAGCTGAAGGTGATACCCTAACTTCTGACGATTTATTTGCCGAGTATCCTGATTTAACACTGGTGTAAGTATTAGTAGGTTGAATTGAGGCTTTGGGTAACCCAACACCTTGATCTATGTTGGGTTGCGCTGCGCTTAACCCAACCTACTGACCATAGTAAAATGTGACAGATTTAGATAAAATTAACCGCACATGGACGTAGATAGACGCGGATGATAATGCAACGTGAGTTCGACAACTTTTTTTGACCTCTCCCCCAGCCCCTCTCCGACGCGGAGAGGGCAGGGTGTTTTCATACGAAAAAAGAAAAATACATACATCTTGATTTGTCGCTTTGTAGCAGAAGTTTTGACCCCTCTCCAAACCTCTCCCCCACGGGGGGAGAGGCTTTGAAACAAAGTTTTGTTTTTTCTCTGTTTGTATGAAACCACCCTGCGTTGTAGCAACTGGCGTGAGAGGTTTGGAGAGGGGTTTTTTCAGCCGTCGAACTCACGTTAATGCAGTATTTTAGCCTTGCCACGCTACTAGAATGGAGATAAACTTTGCCGAAGAGGATGTTTAAAAAGCATCATTGCTAACATCAAAGAAATTATTCATCTACACGTTGAATATTACCTATTTTGATCCAACCTTCTTGTTTGCTATCTTCAGTACGAATTTTGACCCAGGT
Coding sequences within it:
- a CDS encoding glycosyltransferase family 4 protein, whose protein sequence is MENISQLATKIREETAYPDILVISRLFLPKEAVIGEYIYNRCLQDPKRVIVLTASCAGDTVFDQGQQFPVYRWPNPKYWLGSFLGSYLQPLFNLICSFGLAIKLYFRYHYRYIEWGHGYEFPALLLLSYILPISFFIYLHGNDFACALRNPLWRSLFKLTLSRAEGIVCNSSSTQDYLRNTFRLQTPTHVIQPMVRPEKFGLASNGKNLDELGDRLRQAYNIPKKAIVILSVGRLVKQKSFERVIENLPLLLTIGIDVHYILCGQGACESELKSLAERLRVDKRVHFAGYVAQPELASYYAACDIFAMLTLPTTKANCIEGFGIAYLEASYFGKPVIASRHPSVIDVVHHDENGILVNPKSGYEVLQAFKQLCQDEQLREKLGRQGKELAKRKSLHRSLYKNEWVREERQ
- a CDS encoding DUF1517 domain-containing protein, whose amino-acid sequence is MPNKLQQTIKPLIKAVFALGLVLVLALGHADGALAARSGGRIGGGSFRAPSSRTYAPRYAPPGGGYYAPSPGGFGFPFLLPFWGIGGGFGGLFTILIFLAIANFLVQTFRRVSSGETEDTGYSSNPTVSVTRLQVGLLAQARDLQPELNRIAETADTNSPEGRAEVLQETSLALLRHPEYWVYAGAGTQQAKLNSAEAQFNRLALAERSKFSEETLSNFNNQLKAAQTQDALPGTGELDNPTRLITEGPGEYIIVTLLAATLGKFELPKVNSTDELRQALRQIGSIPSEQLLAIEVLWTPQAEGDTLTSDDLFAEYPDLTLV